A single genomic interval of Sceloporus undulatus isolate JIND9_A2432 ecotype Alabama chromosome 2, SceUnd_v1.1, whole genome shotgun sequence harbors:
- the LOC121920291 gene encoding LOW QUALITY PROTEIN: cholinesterase-like (The sequence of the model RefSeq protein was modified relative to this genomic sequence to represent the inferred CDS: deleted 1 base in 1 codon), translating into MVYGYTSGGCVVSPVSVHQLGLSSASRGDNVVITSTGPIQGKHIMTESGMVTAFLGIPYAEPPVGELRFQKPRPHQPWSHTLVATSFGNSCHQESSGLPTYQQVLDSEPTLPVSEDCLFLNIWVPHPCPSAPAPVFVWIHGGAFFMGTGSYDRSLLAATENIIVASMNYRLGSLGFLALPPGAPGNAGLWDQYLALSWLKENIAAFGGDPTRLTLGGQSAGSASVGFHLLSPVSQHVFAQATLQSGAAISPWAWVSPEEAKVRARTLGQMLGCAENDDTDVMSCLKRKDPEELMQKLPDMELRDLVSTTFVPTTDGEFLPDDPQTLLDTRRFLLKPILTGFTLDEGTIFLYDNAPGFSLSSESLISHKQLLEGLHLVAPKASDCAIKAAAFIYTHWKDGEERYRNAMIKATGDHLFLCSVAEVASQMAEAGSQVFSYIFTHRPPFEGAPDWIGVPHCAELPYLFGNILSMTGSNFTDTETETILSQRVMHYWGQFLRTGSPNGENGTEWPLFTGQNFFHIDTETAQAEKMSPTLYCGIWGLLDPRNCEKA; encoded by the exons ATGGTTTATGGCTATACCAGTGGTGGCTGTGTGGTGTCTCCTGTGTCAGTGCACCA GCTTGGCCTCAGTTCTGCTTCTAGAGGAGATAACGTGGTGATCACTAGCACTGGCCCGATCCAGGGAAAACACATCATGACAGAGTCTGGCATGGTGACAGCTTTCTTGGGAATCCCATATGCTGAACCTCCTGTGGGGGAACTGCGTTTCCAGAAGCCCCGTCCCCATCAGCCGTGGAGTCACACCCTGGTGGCCACAAGCTTTGGCAATTCCTGCCACCAAGAGAGTTCGGGTCTTCCTACTTATCAACAAGTGCTAGATTCAGAACCCACTTTGCCAGTTTCTGAAGACTGTCTCTTCCTGAACATCTGGGTGCCTCATCCCTGTCCCTCTGCACCAGCCCCTGTCTTTGTTTGGATCCATGGAGGTGCCTTTTTCATGGGTACTGGCTCTTATGATAGAAGTCTCCTAGCCGCCACTGAGAACATCATTGTGGCATCTATGAACTACCGTCTGGGCTCCTTGGGCTTTCTGGCTCTACCCCCAGGTGCTCCAGGGAATGCTGGGTTGTGGGACCAATACTTGGCACTGAGTTGGCTGAAGGAAAACATAGCTGCCTTTGGGGGAGATCCAACTCGGCTAACCTTGGGGGGTCAAAGTGCTGGGAGTGCATCAGTGGGTTTCCACCTCCTCTCACCGGTCAGCCAACACGTCTTTGCTCAGGCCACTTTACAAAGTGGAGCTGCCATTTCCCCTTGGGCTTGGGTGAGTCCCGAAGAGGCCAAGGTCAGAGCGAGAACTCTAGGTCAGATGTTGGGCTGTGCAGAGAATGATGACACAGATGTGATGAgctgtctgaagaggaaggatCCGGAAGAACTCATGCAGAAGTTACCTGATATGGAGCTAAGGGATCTGGTAAGTACTACATTTGTGCCAACAACAGATGGGGAATTCCTTCCAGATGACCCTCAGACTCTTCTGGACACTAGGAGGTTCCTACTTAAGCCCATACTGACTGGCTTCACCCTTGATGAGGGCACTATATTCCTCTACGATAATGCTCCTGGTTTCAGCCTATCAAGTGAGAGCCTGATCAGTCATAAGCAGTTATTGGAGGGCCTCCATCTTGTGGCACCAAAGGCTTCTGACTGTGCCATTAAGGCTGCTGCATTCATCTATACACATTGGAAGGATGGGGAAGAGCGATATCGCAATGCGATGATCAAAGCTACTGGGGACCATCTCTTCTTGTGTTCTGTGGCTGAGGTGGCCTCCCAGATGGCAGAGGCTGGAAGCCAGGTTTTTTCCTACATCTTTACTCACCGC CCCCCCTTTGAAGGTGCACCTGACTGGATTGGGGTGCCCCATTGTGCTGAGTTGCCTTATCTGTTTGGTAACATACTATCTATGACAGGAAGCAATTTCACAGACACAGAGACTGAAACGATATTGAGCCAAAGAGTTATGCATTATTGGGGACAGTTTCTGAGAACCGG GTCTCCTAATGGGGAAAATGGCACAGAGTGGCCTCTTTTCACTGGACAGAATTTCTTCCATATTGACACAGAGACAGCTCAGGCTGAGAAAATGTCACCCACCTTGTATTGTGGAATCTgggggttgttggaccccagaa ATTGTGAAAAAGCCTGA
- the LOC121923974 gene encoding cholinesterase-like yields MMPPFSSFCFLLLFSLTSTSATEDDTVVITNSGPVKGKLLPGGSGSVTAYLGIPYAEPPLGNLRFQKPHPHQPWSQVLEATNFGNACPQFTYPDFPDSDTWAPNRPQSEDCLFLNIWVPQPQPSMPAPVLVWIHGGSGFFTGTASLDLYNGASLAATENVIVASMNYRLGALGFLSLPPAIPGNMGLWDQQLALTWIKDNAAAFGGDPNRMTLFGHNSGAVSVGLHLLSPKSQPLFSQAILQSGASNVLWAWKSPEEVKQKTLAFSQLLGCVEGDKNAVLSCLKEKNVTEYGQHELSMIEKSEFLLDLPFLPTTDEDFLPDDPQKLLQAGRFQVKPTLLGVTSDEASAFVLYYYPDTSHGLISWEQLLEAAKKTIRKATAEDVRAVALKYSEEGHGAARYRWAMSQMIGDYGFFCPLVEFAAKSQEAGSPVYAYLFSHHTFGSVFPDWIGAPHGSELPYVFGTLESAVGVNKTYTEAEAALSHRIMQYWAEFARSGDPTKAGAKEVKWPLYNAAQQNFFLLSTETSQTVQVSPARHCDFLKPNKSEEGSLSPGRDGKKSHSP; encoded by the exons ATGATGCCCCCTTTTTCCAGTTTctgtttccttctcctcttttcatTGACATCCACTTCTGCCACTGAAGATGACACTGTGGTGATCACCAACAGTGGCCCTGTCAAGGGCAAACTTCTCCCAGGGGGTTCTGGTTCTGTAACGGCCTACCTGGGTATCCCCTATGCTGAGCCTCCCTTGGGGAACCTGCGTTTCCAGAAGCCTCATCCACATCAGCCATGGAGTCAAGTCTTGGAGGCCACCAACTTTGGTAATGCCTGTCCCCAGTTCACTTACCCAGATTTCCCAGATTCAGACACATGGGCTCCCAACAGACCCCAGTCAGAAGACTGCCTTTTCCTCAACATCTGGGTGCCCCAACCACAGCCCTCCATGCCAGCTCCAGTTCTTGTCTGGATACATGGAGGATCTGGGTTTTTCACTGGCACAGCTTCGCTGGACTTGTACAATGGGGCTTCCTTAGCTGCAACTGAGAATGTCATTGTGGCCTCCATGAATTACCGCCTGGGGGCTCTGGGCTTCCTTTCCTTGCCACCAGCCATCCCAGGAAATATGGGCCTGTGGGATCAACAGCTGGCTCTGACCTGGATCAAGGACAATGCAGCTGCTTTTGGTGGAGATCCCAACCGGATGACCCTTTTTGGCCACAACAGTGGAGCAGTGTCTGTGGGTTTGCatctcctttcccccaaaagCCAGCCACTTTTCAGTCAGGCTATCCTGCAGAGTGGAGCATCCAATGTCCTCTGGGCATGGAAGAGTCCTGAGGAAGTTAAGCAGAAAACCCTTGCCTTCAGCCAGCTTCTAGGCTGTGTGGAAGGTGACAAAAATGCTGTATTGAGCTGcctaaaggaaaaaaatgtgacgGAATATGGTCAGCATGAGTTATCAATGATTGAGAAGAGTGAATTCCTTCTAGATCTCCCTTTCTTACCAACAACAGATGAAGACTTTCTACCTGATGATCCACAAAAGCTCCTTCAGGCAGGACGCTTTCAGGTCAAACCAACTCTCCTTGGTGTAACCTCTGATGAAGCATCTGCCTTTGTGCTGTATTATTATCCTGATACCAGTCATGGCTTAATTTCTTGGGAGCAACTTCTGGAAGCAGCAAAAAAGACAATTCGCAAGGCAACTGCTGAAGATGTGCGGGCTGTGGCACTGAAATACAGTGAAGAAGGTCATGGTGCAGCACGGTACCGGTGGGCCATGTCACAGATGATTGGCGACTATGGGTTTTTTTGCCCATTAGTTGAATTTGCAGCAAAGAGCCAAGAAGCTGGGAGTCCTGTGTATGCTTATCTCTTCTCTCATCACACTTTTGGCTCTGTGTTCCCAGACTGGATTGGAGCACCCCATGGATCTGAGCTCCCATATGTGTTTGGCACTCTTGAGTCAGCAGTGGGTGTCAATAAAACCTACACAGAGGCTGAGGCTGCATTAAGCCATAGGATCATGCAGTACTGGGCGGAGTTTGCCAGAAGTGG GGATCCTACAAAGGCAGGGGCCAAGGAGGTAAAGTGGCCCCTCTACAATGCTGCACAGCAGAACTTCTTTCTTCTTAGTACGGAGACTTCCCAAACTGTGCAGGTCTCACCTGCACGACACTGTGATTTCTTGAAGCCAA ACAAATCCGAAGAGGGGTCTCTTTCACCAGGCAGAGATGGCAAGAAGTCCCATTCCCCATAG
- the LOC121920292 gene encoding LOW QUALITY PROTEIN: acetylcholinesterase-like (The sequence of the model RefSeq protein was modified relative to this genomic sequence to represent the inferred CDS: deleted 2 bases in 1 codon), which produces MDTLRVVIALPSSTYEEFSSPISQLCIYPFGLNCEGGKTQEPWSQVLEATNFGHACPQIILSDLPDADKWAANRPLSEDCLFLNIWAPHPQPSTPAPVLVWIHGGGYYFIGTGSLDFYNGASLAATENVIVVSMNYRLGALGFLYLPPAVPGNMGLWDQQLALTWVKENAAAFGGDPNRVTILGHSAGAASVGFHLLSPKSESLFAHAVLQSGAPNAIWAWSSPDEVKQKSLLFSKLMGCKEGNESEIVTCLQGKTTEFPQNEASIHTVSNVPVAPPFSPTIDGDFLPDDPQKLLEMGRIQIKPTLIGFTSDEGSIFTLLLFPGTNRSLISLKLFQTVIQLALQNVTDAAAQAIALKYAEDIDIPVLNFSSLSQALGDSLFVCPAAQFAAKSREAGSPVYTYSFSHRTPGSLWPEWAGAPHGTEVPYMFGTLDSALGVNQTCREAEAELSHRVMRYWAEFARSGNPTGPEVSEVAWPLYNATQQNFFHLGTEPSEVLQISPARHCDLLKRLSGNPKIKEEESTFPGKEKDGVSSLQQQESP; this is translated from the exons ATGGACACACTCCGGGTGGTCATTGCTCTTCCCAGCAGTACATACGAAGAGTTTTCTTCTCCCATCAGTCAGCTCTGCATTTATCCCTTTGGACTAAACTGTGAGGGTGGAAAAACCCAGGAG CCCTGGAGTCAAGTCTTAGAGGCCACTAACTTTGGCCATGCTTGTCCCCAGATCATTCTGTCTGACCTACCTGATGCAGACAAGTGGGCTGCCAATAGGCCTCTGTCAGAAGATTGTCTCTTTCTCAACATTTGGGCACCCCATCCACAGCCCTCTACACCAGCTCCTGTTCTTGTCTGGATACATGGAGGGGGTTAC TATTTCATTGGCACAGGTTCCCTGGACTTCTATAATGGGGCTTCCTTAGCTGCGACTGAGAACGTCATTGTGGTCTCCATGAATTACCGTCTGGGAGCTCTGGGCTTCCTTTACCTACCACCAGCTGTCCCAGGAAACATGGGGCTGTGGGATCAACAGCTGGCCCTGACCTGGGTGAAGGAGAATGCAGCTGCCTTTGGTGGAGATCCAAATCGAGTGACCATTTTGGGCCACAGTGCTGGAGCAGCCTCTGTGGGCTTCCATCTTCTTTCACCAAAAAGCGAGTCTCTTTTTGCTCATGCTGTGCTTCAGAGTGGAGCTCCCAATGCCATCTGGGCTTGGTCAAGTCCTGATGAGGTCAAGCAGAAATCTCTTCTTTTTAGCAAGCTGATGGGTTGCAAGGAAGGCAATGAAAGTGAAATTGTGACCTGCTTACAAGGAAAAACTACTGAATTTCCTCAGAATGAAGCATCCATCCATACAGTAAGTAATGTTCCTGTGGCCCCTCCATTTTCACCAACAATAGATGGTGATTTTTTACCTGATGATCCACAAAAGCTTCTGGAGATGGGACGCATTCAGATTAAACCAACTCTCATTGGTTTTACTTCTGATGAAGGGTCAATATTTACGCTGTTGCTTTTTCCTGGCACCAATCGCAGTCTCATCTCTTTGAAACTATTTCAAACAGTGATACAACTGGCATTGCAAAACGTGACTGATGCTGCTGCCCAGGCTATTGCACTGAAATACGCTGAAGACATTGACATTCCAGTACTAAACTTCTCCTCCCTGTCACAAGCTTTGGGTGATTCCCTCTTTGTATGCCCAGCAGCTCAATTTGCTGCAAAGAGCAGAGAAGCTGGGAGTCCCGTTTACACTTATTCCTTCAGTCATCGTACCCCTGGCTCTCTCTGGCCTGAGTGGGCAGGGGCACCTCATGGTACTGAGGTACCTTATATGTTTGGGACCCTTGACTCAGCATTGGGTGTCAACCAAACATGCAGAGAAGCTGAGGCAGAACTGAGTCATCGGGTGATGCGGTACTGGGCAGAATTTGCAAGAAGTGG GAATCCAACAGGGCCAGAGGTCAGTGAAGTAGCATGGCCACTCTATAATGCTACACAGCAGAATTTCTTCCATTTAGGTACTGAGCCTTCTGAGGTTTTGCAGATCTCACCTGCTCGACACTGTGATCTTTTAAAAAGACTATCTGGAAATCCAA aGATAAAAGAAGAGGAATCTACTTTCCCAGGCAAGGAGAAAGATGGAGTGTCCAGTCTGCAGCAACAGGAATCTCCATGA